In the Vulpes vulpes isolate BD-2025 chromosome 12, VulVul3, whole genome shotgun sequence genome, agaaggagaagcaggctccgtgcagggagcctgatgcgggactcgatccagggactccaggatcatgccctcagctgaaggcaggcgcccaaccgctgagccatccaggcatcccaaaagatggtttttttgtttttttttttttaatttttatttatttatgatagtcacacacacagagagagagagaggcagagacacaggcagagggagaagcaggctccatgcaccaggagcccgatgtgggattcgatcctgggtctccaggatcgcgccctgggccaaaggcaggcgccaaaccgctgcaccacccagggatccctcaaaagatggttttattaaagcactggGACAGGACTGGAGGGCAGGAATAGCTGCATCTGGGTCCTGAGGAGGGGCCAGCTCATTATagactttcaagttgggagggggttagggagaatgtgagtctctaaggaatttggaagcaaggtttctaggaccttgagggggctggtTGTTGTTGggaggtcatttattactgtctaataaaacctgagtcatgagacccttcagatggatATTGGTGGgtcatgtgcttgggggatgatggTCAACATATGTCTGAGGgtggggtagagataaaggaagtttccaaaggaatttttatatgctaGCATGGACTCACAGGGTCCTGGAGGTCGGGATAAGACTGCTTTTTGCCGTCAGCAAGGTATTAACATGCAGACAGCCAAGTCCCAATAAGGTCCTTCCGTtacaaggacttgtcaatgggctgtaggcagttaggaaatgtaaattttcttctgcctttgtatCCCACATTTAACAGAGTAGCAAAGTCAGGGAAACTATCTCGGCCCCCCCACTCCTCACCTAGGAGCCTAGGGAAATGCATCTCTGTTATACGTGACCAAGAGAACAGAGTAGCAGCTGAACCCCACGCAGATTTACAGTAAGAAAAGCATAGTAATGTCCCTGCAGATAAAAGAGGCATAGCAGAAAGCCGTACCCAGAAAACAGATAAAGATCTTAACCGCATATATTATCAAAGCTAAACAAGACATGACAGCAGTTAGGGAAGAAATGGACGTGGCAGAGATGTGGTGGGGCTAGGAGGTGAGTGTCACCCCACCTCTCCAGACCCAGGCTGAAGTGGCCAAACCACCGGTCCCCCAGGCCAGCGTTTTCGGCAGCTCCTGAACGTCCCTGAAAGCCAGACGCGcagccctgacccccagccctgaGGTAACGGGGAAACGCCAGCTCCACAACCTGCTCGTTGTGAAACTTTGCCTCTCTGCCTTTCGCTGTCTTCCCCACCTGCTCTCTAGCTTTGCAGCCTCTGAGGCTCACGGCAGGAGCCTGGGCCCACCCtctgggagcaggggagcaggcaGTTGCCTTGGACggtggggaggggccctgggcaggAAGGTCAGCATCCTGCAATCACTGCTAAGCCCCAGAGCCAGCTATGGAGGGTCCTGGGCCTGTGTTCACAGGATGATGGTGGGTCTTTCCTGTTGGCTGGGCAAGGACTATAGGCTGTGAATCAGCTTTGGGGAGTGAGCAAGGAATCAGGGGTTTGTACACAGAAGCCATCATAATGGGAATTTCAAGGAGGGCCACCAATCTAGATTTTGCATAGGGTTAGGCTGAAGATGTAGCCCTGGGGTCTCAGCCCCAGGTACTTATGCTCCAGTAACTGGTGGCATAAGTATTCATCTCTACCTGCCTGATCTCATGTAAGCTTTAAAAGAAACCTGTGAGTTAGGTTCCAGGACCGTTTGTATTttgcaaagaaagaaatagaggctTCCAAAGGCTACATGGCTCTTCAAAGGCAGAGCCAGGCTGACAGGCCAGGAAAACCTTCAGTGTAGCAGGACCAGAGCAGTTGCTTCTATTccacctcaaaaaattaataacctgggatccctgggtggcacagcggtttggcgcctgcctttggcccagggcgcgatcctggagacccgggatcgaatcccacatcgggctcccggtgcatggagcctgcttctccctctgcttgtgtctctctctctttctatcataaataaataaaaatttaaaaaaaattaataacctgAAGTGTTTTCGGGCACCAGTGAGAAAGGAAAAGTCTTGACCCACAAATGAGGTATCTGGACCTCACCTGCGGAGTCCAGGGCAGCCGTGAAGATGTTACAGGACAGTGACAGGTCTATCCACTGGCCAGTTAGAGCCAGAGTGGCTACAAGGAGAGCAGAGACAATGACGAGAGAAGTagggagagaagggggcaggggagggaggctccTCTAGAAGCTGGTAGGGATGGAGAAGGTATGGGTCAGTCTTCTGGGTGGACGGGCTGGGCTAGGATCCTGGTGTTCCTGTCACCCCTGGGAGAATGATGGGCACATGAGGAACACACAGTTTGTGAGGATGACAGGGAACTCAAAAGAAGTGCTCAGCCTGAGACCAGCTCTGGGGGGTCTCCCAAACCCAGGATGCCCTACTGGACGGTGCTGGGGCACAGCTGCTCAGCTCTGCCTTGGCAAACCTAAAGCTGGGCTCAAGTGCTTCCAGAAGCCCCTGGAATGAAACTCTATGGAGCAGAAGGCTGCAAACCAGCCTTGTGGAGCAGCTAATGGGACGGGCTTCTGGGTCCAGCTGGTATGAGCACAACCCCACAAAGAAGCCCCAAACTAGGTGGAGGGCCAGGGGAGGACAAGAAAGGGATGAGAGCAGGCCTCACAGAACCTCACAATGGCTCCAGTCCTGGAACCCAACTGCACTCAGGAGCTGAGGATGGATGACAGGGCTCCTCACACCAGGGCTGCCAAGGACTCCCACTTCTACCCTGTGTAAGATGCCCAAGTGAACAACAGGTCAAGAGGGGTTGCAGCCAGCAAAGCCccctgcaccaccaccaccacccccacccccaccccgcccccaccagaATGAAGACTGCTAGAAGCAGAACCCCTCCCACTCCTGCCAGGGGCTGTCTAGACATGTAGCTTTACCCTGCCCTCTCTGAAGGGATGAGTCACTCCTCAGATCCTGGCCCGCCCCCAGCTGTGTTTGATCCTCAGGGTCACAGCCAGCTCCAGGATCTCAAGGACAACCAAGGACAGCTAAGGAGGAGGAGGGCTTTTGGGAAGGTGGGTGGTGATCTAGTACACATCCCCCAAGCCCCCTCCGCCCACCATCCCACTCCCCAGGAAGGCCCAGGCTGGCGAGGGGACCCTCCTAGAGCTGCCTAATTGCTGCATGTCACAAAACTGGGTCACCAGTGAGACTGGGCTATTTCTAACTGCAGCAAATGCTGTCCAAACGCCCCCCACCTCAACACAGCAGGCCCAGGAAAAGATGCTCTTCCAAGGTTTGAGGGCAAACAGAAAACCCGTCCCCTGCCTGAAACAGGGTGCTTTGGAACTGGGAAAGGGACCcacttcccccccaccccccacttctcccttccctctccccagtaAGCACACAAGACAGTGGTTTTGGTCTAAAATGATGGACATTTAGACATTGACGCCAGGCTTACGCCTGACCAGCGCCATGCCAGGGGCAGGCCGAGCAAAGACAGAGAGGTAGGGAGTGGGCACTGTGGGGACACCagccaggacctggggtcacTGGAGGCtgctggggtgagggtggagaggGGTTAGCCACAGTGACTCCAGAAGTACAAGGTCCAGGATGGTCAGTCAGGGACTTGCAGAGAGCCGAGGTGTGCCTTACCCCTCTTGGTGATGCCAGGTGCCCAACTCAGGGAGCAACCTTGGCCAGGGTGCTCGGGTCTTCCCAGAAAGGGACAGTCCAGTGGGTAGCAGCATCACCAGCCATATCCTGGGCTCTTGGCTACCAACGCGAGTAAGAGGTGGAGTGGTGCTGTCCATCATGCTGTGGTTGAGGCCTGGGATAAACACCACAGTGGCAAGTTGTGCCGGGAAAGGCTGGCATCAATTCTGCTCTCCAGATGCAACACTGTCCTCTGAGACAAGCCGTCTTCCCAGCCACTTGCCCCCACTCACCAAAAGCCCTCATCAGAAGCAGCacccacaaaagaaaatgagacgCAGCCCTAAAGAGCTGCCAGCTTCCCAGAAGGTCAGAGGACATTCAGCCCTGGACATGGCAAGTGCAGGCTGGGTTCACCTGCTGCGCTACATCATGGTTCCCAGCCTGTCACCCAGGTAGGGGAACACCACCGCACACTCCTTACCCACACTTGGGGCTCCTGCAAAGCTTGAAAGGAGGTTTCCCAAGGGGCTCTGGCCAGGACCAGGGCCATAGAACCCCTTGGTCAGCACAGGACGGGTGGTTGGCTCCCGCAGTGGGCCCAAGACACTAAGGCACGACGCTAATCTAAGcccactggggtgaggtggggagaggacagGCTCCAAGGGGCCTCCTCCAGTTGGCAAAGCACACAGTGACCAAGCAATGATGACAGCCTGTTTTTTCCAACTTGGCACAGGCTGGAGGTGCAGGGTGATGACCTGGGGTTCCAATGGCTCTTGCTAGAAGGGGCTGTTATGTCCCGGTGGCCCCTATAAAGGCCTCTGGAAAGCAGGGAGAGCCCTAGAGGAGGCTGGCACCCCTGCGCAGGCCCAAGGGTGAGTCCCGAGCTGGAGTCTGGGAGGCAGCTGCCGGGCTCCAACGGTCGTGCAATGACTCCGAGGCCCAGGCGTGGGGCCAGGGGCCCTACCAGTCTCCAGCAGGCCCTGCGTGGAGATCCTAAGGAGGGAGCAGGAGCGAGGAGTGGGGAGCGGGCGCCAGTCTCGGGCCGGCagagccccggggggggggcgaCCGCCCAGTGCTTCAGGGCTGCCTGCGCAGGCCGGGGCGCCCGAAAGCTGGGTGCATGAGGTTCTCGGTGATGTAGGCCACGAGCAGGCAGATGACCACCAGCATGACGCAGATGGAGCCGCCCACCGCCGTCATGGCCACTACGATCTCCCGCATGCCGGCCGGCTCGGCTGCGAACTCCACGCActcggcgggcgcggcgggctccgggggggcggcggcggcggcgggctcgGCGCGCAGCGGCAGCGGCTGCAGGCACAGGCGGTAGCGCACGCCGTCGTGCACGTCGGGCAGCAGGTAGTCGCGGCAGGAGGCGCCGAGCAGCACGCGCTCGCACGGGAAGCGCGTGTAGGCGCCGCGCCACGAGCAGTTGAGCGCGAAGGCGCGCACGCGGTGCGCCTCGGCCGGCGCCAGGCGCCACTGCAGCAGCACGCTACGGTTGCGCAGGACGCTGGCGCGCAGGGAGCGGCCGGCCGAGGCGTGCGCCGCGCAGCCGGGCGCCTGGCAGCGGAAGCCGCGCGCGGGGCTGCGGAAGCACAGGCGTCCGCCGCCCGCCTCGGGGCCCTCGGGCAGCACCTTGTAGGGGCACCAGGGCGCGTCGGCCGCCGGCTCCCAACCCGGAGGCgtcggggcggcggcggcggtggcgcggggcggcggcgcgcaggcggccagcagcagcagcagcggcggggCGCGCATCCTGCGGctgggcggcgcggcggggcgcgggctcGCGGGCTCACGGGCGCGGCGGAGGGTCACgcgggccgcgccgccgccgctccccgcgctccccggcGCGCCgcgccctccgccgccgccgcccgctccgacccgcccccgcgccccgtgCGCGCTCGGACCCGGCgtggcggcgggggcggggccgccccacgccccgcccccctTAACCCTCGCGGGCCCGCGGCCCACGGAGGGCGGATGGCGAAGGGGAGGGGGCGACCGGGGCAAGACCCCTGgagtgtgggggtgtggggtgctgGGGGCCCCTGCGACCCACACTGGCCTGTCCCGTCTTCTGTCCCCAAGTGAACGGGTTCCTGTCCCTCCGCGCCCCCGCCAGGCCTCTGCTGAGGCTTTCGGGGGACCGGTCGTGGCCCCCGAGGGCAGCCCCTAGCGACCAAGGGGAGCGCGCAGGACTCGGGTCGGTGTGCCGCAGGCCGCCCCTCCCAGAGGCGCGGTGGGGACCCAGAGTAAGGGTCGGTTGGCCCTGCCGGGGAAGGGAGAAGGCGGCAGGGGCGCAGGAGAGAGGAGGCTTCGTTTGCTGAAAACTCTGCGCTTCTTGCCGGAGACCAGGCTGAGCTCTAACCAGCCCTCCGCGCGTCTCTTCCACCCACAGACGCGGCCCGGGGCGAGCCCTCACGGTGCTCTGGGTCCCACAGGTTCAGCCGGTGCACCACCCGGGAAGGAGGAACGTCCCCCGTCTCCTACTGTGGTCTCCAGGAGCTGCCGGAGGCCTCAGTCCCTCAGGACCATCCCTCCTAGAGCCCCTCCAGGGCCAGGGGTCTGCCTAACCTGTCTGCACTTGAAGCAGAAATGCCTCAGGGGCAGGGGGCCCGTCTCTGGCTGAGGGGCCCCTCCGTGTCCTGGCAGGGAGATGAGGAGTGGTCCCTGGCCTCTGTGCGGTGGACCTTGGGTTCCCTTGTAGCAGTTCCCAGGTACGGTTTTCACCTGGGAttggggggcggcgggggtccTGTGAGAGCTGCAGTGCTCATGGAGGCCTCctctccacatccccacccccagccttacTAATTCCTGGTCATCCCCAAAAATTCTGGGTCAgcaccagatttcaaagattcTAGCAAAGCTGGAGGCTGAGGGTCAGAACCCTGTACCCAGGCCAGGCCCAGCATGCCTCATTACCAGCCTCGGGGACCCTGACCTCAACACCAGGCCCCATCAGCTACTTGGGACCCTGAACGGGATCTCTCCAAGTCTCTATACCTAGTGGGGGAAGGGTTGGGGGTAAAGATTTGGGGAGGGTCactccctggccctgcccctggctTCTACCCTCCCATCAGGTCCAGAGATCCCTGGGCTTGGACTCCTGTCCCAGCTTGATGGGGGAACTCAGGAGCTTCCGTAGGGAAGCAGAAAGTGATGATGATCTAGCAACCCCCATGTCCCTATCCCAGCTCCCTGGGCCTTGGCTTGCAGTGGAAGGAACTGCAGCCACTCTGTCCCAGGTGACagtgtggggggagagagaaggccCCATACTGTCCAGTGGCCCAGATCACTACTCTGGCATCTCTGGACCTGAAGGGAGGGTAGAAGCCCAATGGAGGGGGAAGAGCCAGGCGGGAAACAGGAGGGCTGTTAAGGGTTTTGAAAGTTGGCAGGTAGAGAGATCCACTTAAAGCCAGCCTTATGCCCTCTTGGGGAATCTGGTGCCCATACTCTGAGCCTGTCCTGAGGCTGGGGGCTCTCCAGAACGGAGCTTTTCCCGGTCAGGGCAACTCCTGGATGGTAGAAGGGCTAACCATGGGGCTGTGGGCTCTGCTGTTCCCCACCCTCCCTGTGGGCATTTGTTCGGTCCAGGGCATCTTGCCTACTGGGGGCAAAGAGCACGGTGGGGGAAGCAcggtgcccaggtgcccctgtgcacTTTCTGTTAAGCTGTAGCAGGATTAGGGAGGGCAGATGGGAGAAAGCCTTTCTTCCCATGTGAGGGTTTTGGGCTGATGAAGCAAAGGAACTGTGCTCAGAGACTGTGAGGGACTCCCCCACCCTTTACCTGCACAGCTACCCCTGCCAATGGCCAGTAGGGACATGTTCTCTAGTCCTACCAGAGTCTCAGGGTGTGGCTCTGTGAGGGCCTGGAACCTGCACTGCCACTAGCCACAGCCTCAAGGGAGTGTGGGAAGATTGGGGCCCTTTCCTCTGGCGCCACAGGGACAGTCCATCTCTGATCCTGGACCCAAGTCCTGAGAGCCTCCAGCAAGAGCCCTTCAGCAGCCCCTGCCCAGAAATACAGGTGCTGGTGGGGTTTGGAGGGTCATCTGAGCCTGTTGTAATCTCTGCTCTGttaaggggaggggaggaggaggcttaAGGTCAGCACCTGCCTTCCCCAGGAAGCTGAACGTGGCTCTGGTGGCCTCCGTACCCCCAGAAGGGTGTGTGGGCACAACTGCAAAGATGAGGGCCCAAGGCACACCAAACAACATGGACCGCCTCCTGTGTGCAGAAGACATGTGGCGTGTTCCCCAAGTTCGCACACACACGCCAGAAGCTTTCCCTTCATTGGCCTCTCTCAGGACCCCAGAGGCGAGGGGGAGGTGGGCTGGAAGATGTGTCACCCCACCTCTGACCAGAGCCACCTTTCTAGGCTGTCCTACTGGCAACCAGAGGAAGGAGCCAGGACTCTGCAGGTGTGgtggctgggtgctgggtgccacCAGGCTGACATGAGAGGGAAGAGACAAGGCCCAACTGGGCAGCTGAAGCTGAGCCCCAGGGAGCTCCCACAGCATCGTGGCCAGGGTGGTGCCCACCCGCCCCACAACCATTCTGACTTCCAGTAGTAGTGACCCCCCCATTTCTCTCTGGGAACCTCCATCCTTCGTCCTCATCTGTGGAGGTCTGGGTGGGACTCACCCACCCTTGCCCAGGGACGCAGGCCTTGGCCAGTCAGACCATTTGGTCCCCTTAGGCCTCGAGGCCTTTGCTGAAGCTCGCAGGGAACGGGGATTGCTCCACTGGAATCCACTAGCTGGGGTGGACTGCCAGCTGTTGTCTAAAGGTGTTGTGTGGGAAGAGCTGGTCTGAGAATGAAACCAACCCCAGGGAGATTAAAGAAACCCCGCCAGGGTGTTTGCTCCAAATGTCTGGATTCAGCCTTGCCTAAAGCAAGGATCTCCCAAACTTCAGTCACTGGAGCCAGGAAATCTCCTTTTGTATAAACATTGAAACACTGGTTTTCCAATGTTGAGACTCAGAGTCCCACTGGTTGCAGGACCACCACCCTCACCAACGTCACCTCCCACTCCTCCACCATGAccccttttctttcttggaaCTCCAGGTCACTGTCTCTGCGTGACAGGCCCTCCCTGCAGAACTGAGCATCTTCCACCAGCCCCACCTCCCACACCCtggctgggctcagtgggagggGGGAGCTCCTTGTCCCTCCCCACAACCTCCCCAGCTCGTGtgcgcacacactctctctctcactcttactctttctcaaataaaacctttttaaaagcacatttagggatccctgggtggcgcagcggtttggcgcctgcctttggcccagggcgcaatcctggagacccgggatcgaatcccacatcaggctcccggtgcatggagcctgcttctccctctgcctgtgtctctgcctctctctctctctctctctctgtgactatcataaataaataaaaaattaaaaaaagcacatTTACACTTCATTACAGACGTTTTTTGTAAGATACTTC is a window encoding:
- the FNDC10 gene encoding fibronectin type III domain-containing protein 10 — its product is MRAPPLLLLLAACAPPPRATAAAAPTPPGWEPAADAPWCPYKVLPEGPEAGGGRLCFRSPARGFRCQAPGCAAHASAGRSLRASVLRNRSVLLQWRLAPAEAHRVRAFALNCSWRGAYTRFPCERVLLGASCRDYLLPDVHDGVRYRLCLQPLPLRAEPAAAAAPPEPAAPAECVEFAAEPAGMREIVVAMTAVGGSICVMLVVICLLVAYITENLMHPAFGRPGLRRQP